The Pseudarthrobacter sp. BIM B-2242 region AAGCTCAAGGTGGCCCAGGGTGATCTGACCATTGAAGTTCCAGCAGAGAACGTTGACCTTGTTGGGGTCCGTGACGTTGTGGGCAAGGAAGGCTTGGAGCACGTTTTCGATGTGCTGCGGGCCGAGTTCACGGAAGAACCCACCAACTGGTCACGCAGGTACAAAGCAAATCTGGAGAAGCTCGCTTCCGGTGATGTCATCAAGGTAGCAGAGGTCGTCCGCGACCTTTGGCGCCGTGATCACGATCGGGGCCTTTCCGCAGGAGAGAAGCGCATGCTGGCCAAGGCCCGGCAGATTCTGATTTCAGAACTTGCACTGGCTGAAAAGACCGACGAAGAGAAGGCCGCGAGCGTTCTCGACGAGGTTCTGGCTTCCTAAGAATCGAACACCCCGGGGGTACGAAAGTACCTCCGGGGTTTCTTTTTGCCCGGATACCGGCAGGGCAGCCCGCTGGACGTAGGCTAGTCCGCATGAGTGATACTCCCACCCGCCTCATCACCGCTGTGATCCTGGTGGCCGCTGGTTCCGGTCAACGGCTTGGCTACGGTATGCCGAAGGCTGCGGTGCCCCTCGGCGGAGAACCCCTTCTGATGCACGCGCTGCGCGGTGTGGTGGCGTCCGGAGTCAGTAGCCAGGTATGCGTGGTCCTGCCGGTTGGCGACGATGGCCTCCGCCGGCTTTGTGAGGAGTTCAGGGAGGAACTGGCCGACGGCGGCCCACTCCTGAGCGTTGTAGATGGCGGTGCCACCCGTGCAGACTCCGTCAGGGCAGGCATCGCGGCCCTGATGGACGGCGTCGAGGCGGTGCTCGTCCACGACGCTGCGCGTGCCCTGACTCCTGACACGGTGTTCCACCGTGTCGCTGACGCACTGGCCGCCGGAGCCGCGGCTGTCATCCCCGCCGTAGCCGTGGTGGACACTGTGAAAACAGTGGCACCTACGTCCGGCGAGGATGTGGCCATGGCACCCGAGATCGTCACCGGAACAGCGGCCCGGGATGAACTCCGGGCAGTGCAGACCCCGCAAGGATTCCACCTCAGGACCCTCCTGAAAGCGCACGAAGCCGCCAAGGGCCTGGACGAGAGGCAATCGGCAGCGGTGACCGACGACGCCATGCTGGTGGAAATGCTCGGCACACGGGTCTTTGCAGTACGCGGGTCAACACAGTCCCTGAAAATCACCACCCCGTTGGATCTGATCCTCGCCGAAGGGCTCCTCGAGGGGCCCTTGGGTGCCCGTTGGGTTGAGGGGTGAGTGTGGGCTCGGAGCCAATGATCCTGCCCCGCACGGGCATCGGTCTGGACGTTCACGCATATGCACCCGAGGACCAGCCGCGTGCGCTGTGGTTGGGTGGCCTGTTCTGGGACGGCGAGCGGGGACTTGCCGGCCACTCGGACGGGGACCCGGTGGCGCATGCCGCGGCGGATGCCCTGTTCTCGGCCGCCGGCATCGGGGACCTTGGCACGCATTTCGGCACGGACCGTCCGGAGTTCGCCGGGGCATCCGGGATCACGCTCCTGACAGAGGCGGCCAGGATTGTCCGGGAGGCAGGGTTTGAGATCGGCAACGTGGCGGTGCAGTTTGTGGCTAACCGGCCCAAGTTCGGGCCGCGGCGGCAGGAGTCCCAGGACGTCCTGAGCGCGGCGGCGAATGCACCCGTCAGCGTCACGGCCACCACGAGCGACGGCCTGGGTTTCACGGGCCGGGGTGAGGGCATTTCCGCCATTGCCACCGCTTTGGTGTATCCCAGGTAACTTCGCGTCATCGGCTAATCTGGAGCGGTGACCCTCCGTTTTTACGACACCGCATCCGCCGAAGTCCGCGACTTCGTTCCCCTCGTCCCGGGAAAGGTGAGCCTGTACTACTGCGGGGCCACGGTGCAGGGCATGCCGCACGTTGGCCACATCCGTTCAGCCATCGCGTTTGACCAGCTCACGCGCTGGCTGGAGTACCGGGGCCTGCGCGTCACCGCAGTCCGCAATGTCACGGACATCGACGACAAGATCCTCATCAAATCCGCAGAGTCCTTTGACCCGGACTTCGAAGACGGACCGGACACGGTCCGCGAGGAGGAATGGTGGGCGCTGGCCTACCGCTACGAGCAGGAATTCCTCAAGGCCTACGACACGCTGGGCGTGTCCCGTCCCACCTATGAGCCCCGCGCCACCGGGCACATCCCGGAAATGCACGCCCTGGTCCAGCAATTGATCGACCGCGGCCACGCCTACCCGGCGCTGGACGGCTCCGGTGACGTCTACTTCGACGTGCGGTCCTGGGACAAATACGGCTCACTCACCCGCCAGAACATCGACGACATGCAGGGTGCACCGGACGCTGACCCGCGCGGCAAAAAGGACCCCCGCGACTTCGCCCTCTGGAAAGGGTCCAAAGAGGGAGAGCCGACGACGGCGAGCTGGGCTTCGCCGTGGGGTGCCGGCCGCCCGGGCTGGCATCTGGAATGCTCCGCCATGGTCACCAAATACCTCGGCACCGAGTTTGATATCCATGGCGGTGGGCTGGACCTGCGCTTCCCGCACCACGAAAACGAGATGGCCCAGTCCCAGGCGGCCGGGCACGGCTTCGCCAACTTCTGGATGCACAACGGCATGGTCACCTACCAGGGCGAGAAAATGTCCAAGTCCATCGGCAACACCATCAGCCCCGCCGAGATGCTGGAGCTCGCGCCTCCCCGCGTCGTCCGGTACTACCTCGGCCAGGCGCACTACCGCTCCGTGCTGGACTACCGGCCCACCTCGCTGGAGGAGGCGGCTGCCGCCGTCGAACGCATTGACGGGTTTATCAGCCGCGCCGTCCGGGCCCTGTCTCAGGGCGAACCGTCCGACGGCGGCAATTACGCCTTCTTCACGTACGGCAAGGTGCCGGAGCCGTTCGAGCGTGCCATGGATGACGATCTCAACGTGCCGCAGGCCCTCGCTGTGGTCCACGAAACAGTTCGCGCCGGTAACACCGCCCTTACCGAGGGGCGCCTGGAAGATGCCCGGCAGGCGCTGCATGACGTCCACGACATGCTCCGCGTTCTCGGCCTGAATGCGGTGGCGTCGGCCGGAGCAACGGACACCCGGGAAGCGGCCGCCCTCGAGGTGTTGGTGGAAGCCCAGCTGGCTGCCCGCGCCCAGGCCCGGGCCACGAAAGACTGGGCTGCGTCGGATGCCATCCGGGACACGCTCAGGGCGGCCGGAGTCGCCGTCGAGGACGGCCCTGATGGCGCTACGTGGAGCCTCCAGCGGGACTGACGCGGGGATTTCCGGCCCGGGGTCAGGCGATTTTACTTGATTCAGTAGACTGTTAAGCAGACTCAGTCAAACAATCAAGGGTGGAACTCTCATGGCCAACAACGGTCGCCGGTCGGTCAAAGCAAAGAAGGGGCCAACCATCGGAACCGGTGGTCACGGCCGCAAGGCCCTGGAAGGGAAGGGCCCCACGCCCAAGGCGGAGGACCGCCCGTACCACAAGGCACACAAGAGCAAGCAGCTTGCGGAACGGTCGGCCGCCAAGCGCGGCACCGGCGCCCGCAGCGCCGGAGCAGCCCGTTCCGGTCCGAAGGGGCGTGCCACCGAGGAAGTGGTCACCGGCCGTAACTCGGTGGTCGAAGCACTCCGTGCCGGCATTCCTGCCAAGGCCCTGCACATCGCCATCCGGATCGAAATGGATGACCGTGTCAAGGAATCCCTGAAAATTGCTGCTGAGCGCGGGATCCCGCTGCTTGAGACCGGCAAGCCCGAACTGGACCGCATGACTGACGACGCCGTCCACCAGGGGCTCGTCCTGCAGATCCCGCCCTACGAATACCAGGACGCCTATGACCTGGCCGAGGAAACCGTGGACCGCTGGAAGAAGGGCCACGTCTCCAACGCCCCGCTGTTTGTGGCGCTCGACGGCATCACGGACCCCCGCAACCTCGGCGCGATCATCCGTTCCGTCTCCGCTTTCAGCGGTCACGGCGTCATCGTCCCGGAACGCCGTTCCGTGGGTGTCACTGCCTCGGCCTGGAAGACCAGTGCCGGCGCGGCCGTGCGTGTTCCGGTGGCCCGCGCGGGCAACCTCAACAGTGCCCTGAAGCAGTTCAAGAGCATGGGCATCTTTGTCCTGGGGCTCGACGGCGACGGCGACGTCTCCCTGCCGGCCCTCACGCTCGGTACGGAACCGGTGTGCATCGTGGTGGGCTCCGAAGGCAAGGGCCTGAGCCGGCTGGTCCGCGAAAACTGCGACCAGATCGTTTCCATTCCCATCGACTCCGCCATGGAATCGCTCAACGCCTCCATGGCAGTGGGCATCTCCCTTTACGAGATCTCCCGGCAGCGCGCCGCCAAGTAGGCCGGACGCTCTCTCACTTAATGTGGGTTTTGACGCATCGCTCTCTCACTTTCCCGAAGAAAGTGAGAGAGCGTCGTCGCTTAAGCCGCATTAACTGAGAGAGCGTTGGGCCTGGAATTCACGGCGGTTGGCCAGGACCGGAAGCTTTTGGCGGGCTTCCTTGACCACAGCGGCGTCCAGGTCGGCGAACAACATGCCCGGGGCGCCGTCGAGCTCCTCCAGCACATCGCCGAAGGGCGAGACCACGGCGGAATGCCCCACCCCGGTGGGTGAGCCGGCCTTGGCCGGGGCGCCCTGGGTGACGGGATCACCCTGCCCGCACGCGAGGACGTACGTGGTGGAGTCGAGCGCGCGGGCGCGGGCCAGCAGCTGCCATTGGTCCACCTTGCCGGGCCCGGAAGCCCACGAAGCGCAGACGATGTTGGCGTCAGCACCGCGATCCGCGTTGGCCGTAAACAGCGCGGGGAAGCGGATGTCGTAGCAGGTCGCCAAGCCAAAGGTCAGGCCGCCGGCGTCGAAAGTTACCGGATCAGTGCCGGGTGCGACGGTGTCCGACTCAAGGAATCCGAACGCGTCGAAGAGGT contains the following coding sequences:
- the ispD gene encoding 2-C-methyl-D-erythritol 4-phosphate cytidylyltransferase, which codes for MSDTPTRLITAVILVAAGSGQRLGYGMPKAAVPLGGEPLLMHALRGVVASGVSSQVCVVLPVGDDGLRRLCEEFREELADGGPLLSVVDGGATRADSVRAGIAALMDGVEAVLVHDAARALTPDTVFHRVADALAAGAAAVIPAVAVVDTVKTVAPTSGEDVAMAPEIVTGTAARDELRAVQTPQGFHLRTLLKAHEAAKGLDERQSAAVTDDAMLVEMLGTRVFAVRGSTQSLKITTPLDLILAEGLLEGPLGARWVEG
- the cysS gene encoding cysteine--tRNA ligase produces the protein MTLRFYDTASAEVRDFVPLVPGKVSLYYCGATVQGMPHVGHIRSAIAFDQLTRWLEYRGLRVTAVRNVTDIDDKILIKSAESFDPDFEDGPDTVREEEWWALAYRYEQEFLKAYDTLGVSRPTYEPRATGHIPEMHALVQQLIDRGHAYPALDGSGDVYFDVRSWDKYGSLTRQNIDDMQGAPDADPRGKKDPRDFALWKGSKEGEPTTASWASPWGAGRPGWHLECSAMVTKYLGTEFDIHGGGLDLRFPHHENEMAQSQAAGHGFANFWMHNGMVTYQGEKMSKSIGNTISPAEMLELAPPRVVRYYLGQAHYRSVLDYRPTSLEEAAAAVERIDGFISRAVRALSQGEPSDGGNYAFFTYGKVPEPFERAMDDDLNVPQALAVVHETVRAGNTALTEGRLEDARQALHDVHDMLRVLGLNAVASAGATDTREAAALEVLVEAQLAARAQARATKDWAASDAIRDTLRAAGVAVEDGPDGATWSLQRD
- the rlmB gene encoding 23S rRNA (guanosine(2251)-2'-O)-methyltransferase RlmB, which gives rise to MANNGRRSVKAKKGPTIGTGGHGRKALEGKGPTPKAEDRPYHKAHKSKQLAERSAAKRGTGARSAGAARSGPKGRATEEVVTGRNSVVEALRAGIPAKALHIAIRIEMDDRVKESLKIAAERGIPLLETGKPELDRMTDDAVHQGLVLQIPPYEYQDAYDLAEETVDRWKKGHVSNAPLFVALDGITDPRNLGAIIRSVSAFSGHGVIVPERRSVGVTASAWKTSAGAAVRVPVARAGNLNSALKQFKSMGIFVLGLDGDGDVSLPALTLGTEPVCIVVGSEGKGLSRLVRENCDQIVSIPIDSAMESLNASMAVGISLYEISRQRAAK
- a CDS encoding CarD family transcriptional regulator, producing the protein MVFEVGETVVYPHHGAAKIEEIKMRTVKGEEKMYLKLKVAQGDLTIEVPAENVDLVGVRDVVGKEGLEHVFDVLRAEFTEEPTNWSRRYKANLEKLASGDVIKVAEVVRDLWRRDHDRGLSAGEKRMLAKARQILISELALAEKTDEEKAASVLDEVLAS
- a CDS encoding carbon-nitrogen hydrolase family protein, with protein sequence MRVALAQIISGRDLAGNLSILEQEARRAKAGGADMVVFPEASMRAFGNSLLDVAEPLDGPWASRVRSIAASLGIVVVAGLFTPGAGGKVRNTLLATGPGVESSYDKVHLFDAFGFLESDTVAPGTDPVTFDAGGLTFGLATCYDIRFPALFTANADRGADANIVCASWASGPGKVDQWQLLARARALDSTTYVLACGQGDPVTQGAPAKAGSPTGVGHSAVVSPFGDVLEELDGAPGMLFADLDAAVVKEARQKLPVLANRREFQAQRSLS
- the ispF gene encoding 2-C-methyl-D-erythritol 2,4-cyclodiphosphate synthase; translated protein: MILPRTGIGLDVHAYAPEDQPRALWLGGLFWDGERGLAGHSDGDPVAHAAADALFSAAGIGDLGTHFGTDRPEFAGASGITLLTEAARIVREAGFEIGNVAVQFVANRPKFGPRRQESQDVLSAAANAPVSVTATTSDGLGFTGRGEGISAIATALVYPR